A genomic segment from Capra hircus breed San Clemente chromosome 15, ASM170441v1, whole genome shotgun sequence encodes:
- the LOC102183054 gene encoding olfactory receptor 508 has product MGTGNYTTVTEFIILGLAEDTTVCAILFIVFLGIYLVTLMGNSSIIMLIRSSPQLHTPMYLFLCHLAFVDIGYSSSVTPVMLMGFLREGTSIRVVGCVAQLCSVVTFGTAECFLLAAMAYDRYVAICLPLLYSTHMSPRICILLVGASYLGGCVNAWTFTGCLLSLSFCGSNKVNHFFCDYSPLLKLSCSHDFTSEITPAISSGSIIVVTVFIIALSYIYILFSVLKMRSTEGRHKAFSTCTSHLTAVTLFYGTITFIYVMPRSSYSAEQNKVVSVFYTVIIPMLNPLIYSLRNKEVKEAMRKLMAGTHW; this is encoded by the coding sequence ATGGGGACTGGAAACTACACAACTGTGACAGAGTTCATTATTTTGGGGTTAGCAGAGGATACTACAGTTTGTGCCATTTTATTCATTGTGTTTTTGGGAATCTATCTGGTCACCTTAATGGGTAATAGCAGCATAATCATGTTAATCAGAAGCAGCCCTCAGCTTCACACCCCAATGTACCTTTTCCTCTGCCATTTGGCCTTTGTGGACATTGGGTACTCCTCATCAGTCACACCTGTCATGCTCATGGGCTTCCTCAGGGAAGGAACTTCTATCCGTGTTGTTGGTTGTGTTGCTCAGCTCTGTTCTGTGGTCACATTTGGGACAGCTGAGTGCTTCCTGCTGGCtgccatggcctatgaccgctatgtggccatctgcttGCCCCTGCTCTACTCCACCCACATGTCCCCCAGAATTTGCATTCTCTTAGTGGGGGCTTCCTATCTAGGTGGGTGTGTGAATGCTTGGACATTTACTGGCTGTTTGTTAAGCCTGTCCTTCTGTGGGTCAAATAAAGTCAATCACTTTTTCTGTGATTATTCGCCACTTTTGAAACTTTCTTGTTCTCATGATTTTACTTCTGAAATAACTCCAGCCATCTCTTCTGGCTCAATTATTGTAGTCACTGTGTTTATCATTGCTCTCTCTTACATCTACATCCTTTTCTCAGTCCTGAAGATGCGTTCCACTGAGGGGCGGCAcaaagccttctccacctgcaCGTCCCACCTCACAGCAGTTACTCTGTTCTATGGGACCATCACATTCATTTATGTGATGCCCAGGTCCAGCTACTCAGCTGAACAAAACAAAGTGGTGTCTGTGTTCTACACAGTCATAATCCCCATGTTGAACCCCCTCATCTACAGTCTTAGAAACAAGGAGGTTAaagaggccatgagaaaattaaTGGCTGGAACACATTGGTAG